Sequence from the Oxyura jamaicensis isolate SHBP4307 breed ruddy duck unplaced genomic scaffold, BPBGC_Ojam_1.0 oxyUn_random_OJ62515, whole genome shotgun sequence genome:
TCTCGTAGCCGTGCGGGACCCCCATCCAGGGTGGCCAGGGCAGGTTGGAGGCCCGGTGGTCGAAGAGGTAGGCGAAGACGGCGCCGCCGCGCTCGGCCCAGCGCTGGGCGAAGTGCATCAGGGGACACACCACGTTGTGGTCGCCCACGATGTCGTCCAGCGCCTCGCGGTTCTTCACCGGGTTGTCCTGGTCCAGCCAGTCGGTGTAGTGCAGCACCACCGCCTCCGCCGCCAGCTCGGTGGCCTGCGGGACCCCCAGGCGCACCCCCCCCAGGAACTCCTCCCGGCTGATCAGGCTCTCGTTGTCCTTGCCGAAGCCCGGCACGCCGTACACCAAGAAGTAGCTGCCCTCGTCCCGCAccgcccccagcagcacctcggCCTCCGCCGCCGGCCTCCCCTCGCCGGCCAGCAGCGCCTCGGGGCTGTCCTCCAGGAAGTCCCCGTCCACCACGGGCACGAAGGCGAAGCGGAAGAccccctgctggggcaggacgGCGGCCTCGTGGGCCACCAGCTCGGGCGGCGCCGCGCGGcgcaggcagcccagcagctccgtCTCGTTGGCCTCGGCCCCCGCGCACCCCAGCGAGCGCCCCAGggcggccgcccgccgccggccctCGGCCGCCCCCACGGTGGCCCAGGGCCCGTTGGGGGACCCGCTCTGCAGGACGGCGCGGCGGAACAGGGGGCGGCTGCCGGGGGACAGCAGGTGGAGGCCGGCCGAGGCCGCCCCGGCGCTCTCCCCGAAGAGGGTGACGGCCTCGGGGTCGCCGCCGAAGGCCGCGGCGTTGGCGCGCACCCAGCGCAGGGCCAGGCGCTGGTCCAGCAGCCCCGCGTTGCCGGGGGCCTCGGGGTGCCCGGGGAGggccaggaagcccagggcgcCCAGGCGGTAATTCATGGagaccacc
This genomic interval carries:
- the ACHE gene encoding acetylcholinesterase codes for the protein PPVLASTTGGRVRGLLVAAVAGPVAAFLGIPYAEPPLGPLRFQPPRPARPWRGVLEATAHPRACFQPVDTMFPGFGGSEMWNPNREMSEDCLYLNVWRPQPPPRAAPVLVWIYGGGFYSGAASLDVYDGRYLAEAEGVVVVSMNYRLGALGFLALPGHPEAPGNAGLLDQRLALRWVRANAAAFGGDPEAVTLFGESAGAASAGLHLLSPGSRPLFRRAVLQSGSPNGPWATVGAAEGRRRAAALGRSLGCAGAEANETELLGCLRRAAPPELVAHEAAVLPQQGVFRFAFVPVVDGDFLEDSPEALLAGEGRPAAEAEVLLGAVRDEGSYFLVYGVPGFGKDNESLISREEFLGGVRLGVPQATELAAEAVVLHYTDWLDQDNPVKNREALDDIVGDHNVVCPLMHFAQRWAERGGAVFAYLFDHRASNLPWPPWMGVPHGYEIEFVFGQPLKAGLNYTAKEQELSRRIMRYWGNFARTG